In one Umezawaea sp. Da 62-37 genomic region, the following are encoded:
- a CDS encoding Fic family protein — translation MTAEDPYIDPGSNVLINKLGVTDAAVLRQIESEVTFLRDTQLKTTTLPGRYDLTHLRALHRHLFGDVYPWAGEIRRADLTRTATFAHWAHIESYGAQVFASLREEKFLSTLDIKPFLDRFTHFYAEVNALHPFREGNGRAQRAFFRQLALAAGHRIDFARLDPAEYNEACRVSMSGSTDPLRKLFAAALVLDAQG, via the coding sequence GTGACCGCCGAGGATCCCTACATCGATCCCGGCTCGAACGTGCTGATCAACAAGCTCGGTGTCACCGACGCGGCGGTGTTGCGGCAGATCGAGTCCGAAGTGACGTTCCTGCGCGACACCCAACTCAAAACCACCACCCTCCCCGGCCGCTACGACCTCACCCACCTGCGCGCCTTGCACCGCCACCTCTTCGGCGACGTGTACCCCTGGGCAGGCGAGATCCGCCGCGCCGACCTCACCAGAACCGCGACGTTCGCACACTGGGCCCACATCGAGTCCTACGGCGCACAGGTGTTCGCCTCGCTGCGCGAGGAGAAGTTCCTGTCCACCCTGGATATCAAGCCCTTTCTCGACCGGTTCACGCACTTCTACGCCGAGGTGAACGCGCTGCACCCGTTCCGCGAGGGGAACGGGCGGGCGCAGCGGGCGTTCTTCCGGCAGTTGGCGTTGGCCGCAGGCCATCGGATCGACTTCGCCCGGCTCGACCCGGCCGAGTACAACGAGGCCTGCCGGGTCAGCATGAGCGGCTCCACCGACCCGTTGCGCAAGCTCTTCGCGGCTGCGCTGGTCCTGGACGCGCAGGGCTGA
- a CDS encoding type II toxin-antitoxin system antitoxin SocA domain-containing protein, whose amino-acid sequence MADVHDVAAAVLAATGPSSPMKLQKLLYYSQAWHLADHGTALFDAPIEAWRHGPVVPEVYRRHAGRNQVHSWQEGDPAGLAETEHAVVRSVVERYGGFTRHELSEMAHDEEPWRSARGTLPDTEPGNTPIPHETMRRYFHGLTSDPETAVAEARASARIEGLQVSEAAMTAARAVVRGEVGADEAVALRIEALLRS is encoded by the coding sequence ATGGCCGACGTCCACGACGTGGCCGCCGCGGTGCTGGCCGCCACCGGCCCCTCCTCGCCGATGAAGCTGCAGAAGCTCCTCTACTACAGCCAGGCCTGGCACCTCGCGGACCACGGCACGGCCCTGTTCGACGCGCCGATCGAGGCTTGGCGCCACGGCCCCGTCGTGCCGGAGGTCTACCGGCGCCACGCGGGCCGCAACCAGGTGCACTCCTGGCAGGAGGGCGACCCCGCGGGCCTGGCCGAGACCGAGCACGCGGTCGTCCGCTCGGTCGTCGAGCGCTACGGCGGCTTCACCAGGCACGAACTCAGCGAGATGGCCCACGACGAAGAACCCTGGCGCTCGGCCCGCGGCACCCTTCCCGACACCGAGCCCGGCAACACCCCCATCCCGCACGAGACGATGCGGCGCTACTTCCACGGCCTCACCAGCGACCCCGAGACAGCGGTCGCCGAAGCGCGGGCATCCGCCAGGATCGAAGGCCTCCAGGTGTCCGAGGCCGCCATGACAGCCGCCCGCGCTGTCGTGCGCGGCGAAGTCGGCGCGGACGAGGCCGTCGCACTGCGGATCGAGGCACTGCTCCGATCGTGA
- a CDS encoding SMI1/KNR4 family protein, producing MGVLVHWKRIVDWLGEHAPVTGSELRTAEDPAAVLALSKETGLVPPEELRTWWSVCGGTANLAFAEVLPPFYTPIGPSDSLRSWRLKRGFWPPELDSEAGMPTTGFHPMWLPIAFDGCGDALAVDLRPGVLSGCVVEWDRECHEMVKPEWTSVTEMLDQVATALEQRSRLGHCEPLVTHDGRLDWRTA from the coding sequence GTGGGTGTTCTCGTGCACTGGAAACGAATAGTGGACTGGCTCGGAGAGCACGCCCCGGTGACCGGATCCGAGTTGCGCACTGCCGAGGACCCGGCCGCGGTGCTGGCGCTTTCGAAGGAAACCGGACTCGTGCCCCCGGAGGAACTCCGGACGTGGTGGTCGGTGTGCGGCGGAACGGCGAACCTGGCGTTCGCCGAGGTGCTCCCGCCGTTCTACACGCCGATCGGGCCGAGCGACTCGCTGCGCTCGTGGCGGCTCAAACGCGGCTTCTGGCCGCCCGAACTCGACTCCGAGGCGGGCATGCCCACCACCGGGTTCCACCCGATGTGGTTGCCGATCGCGTTCGACGGCTGCGGCGACGCACTGGCCGTCGACCTCCGTCCCGGTGTGCTGTCGGGGTGCGTCGTCGAGTGGGACCGCGAGTGCCACGAGATGGTGAAACCGGAGTGGACCTCGGTCACCGAGATGCTCGACCAGGTGGCGACGGCGTTGGAGCAGCGCAGCAGGCTCGGGCACTGCGAACCCCTGGTCACGCACGACGGCAGGCTGGACTGGCGCACCGCCTGA
- a CDS encoding C40 family peptidase encodes MVDVAGFISSLVQPMRDHLAKLDGDTGGATRAADAFTRAGTALTDVDGRHTGAANAVLGTWYGDKAATFQSRVATLSGGLQLMARNSATAQTATTSAVTAVTTGRTAIQGLIDEFIGWATPRLAAAVGAGVFGGPGASLAVAAMVSGKAHEYEGKSAAELQKVRDQLTAAVAQLNGLEQPDLGALQALGDPIGIEKNGDGTTSTSSTTTDQGSAPAAPPSTGTGSGGGSTGGGGTGGGGGGTGGGGGGGGGGGGGAVGPHLPVAIPPQPGSGVGVNLPDGSSAEAPNEQAAQAVRNALSALGTPYVWGGANPPQGTDCSGLTQWAYAGAGFDLPRPASSQAMGASVPPDQLLPGDLVVWSGHVAMVIGNGQIVEAGDPVQVGNLRTTNSGMAFMGFYRPTG; translated from the coding sequence GTGGTCGACGTCGCGGGTTTCATCTCTTCGCTGGTCCAACCGATGCGCGACCACCTCGCCAAGCTCGACGGCGACACCGGTGGCGCGACGCGGGCGGCCGACGCGTTCACCAGGGCGGGCACGGCGCTGACCGACGTCGACGGCAGGCACACCGGGGCGGCCAACGCGGTGCTGGGCACCTGGTACGGCGACAAGGCCGCCACGTTCCAGTCGCGGGTCGCCACGCTGTCCGGGGGTCTGCAGCTGATGGCGCGCAACAGCGCGACCGCGCAGACCGCGACCACGAGCGCCGTCACGGCCGTCACGACCGGCCGCACGGCGATCCAGGGCCTCATCGACGAGTTCATCGGCTGGGCGACGCCCCGGCTGGCCGCTGCCGTCGGCGCGGGGGTGTTCGGCGGGCCGGGGGCCTCGCTCGCGGTGGCCGCGATGGTCTCCGGGAAGGCGCACGAGTACGAGGGCAAGTCGGCGGCCGAGTTGCAGAAGGTGCGCGACCAGCTGACCGCGGCCGTGGCGCAGCTCAACGGCCTCGAACAGCCCGACCTCGGCGCGTTGCAGGCGCTCGGCGACCCCATCGGCATCGAGAAGAACGGCGACGGCACGACTTCCACGTCCAGCACGACCACCGACCAGGGCAGCGCCCCTGCCGCTCCGCCGTCCACCGGCACCGGGTCGGGCGGCGGCAGCACCGGTGGCGGAGGCACGGGCGGTGGCGGCGGCGGCACCGGAGGGGGCGGTGGAGGCGGTGGAGGCGGTGGCGGTGGAGCCGTCGGGCCGCACCTGCCGGTGGCCATCCCGCCCCAGCCCGGTTCGGGCGTCGGCGTGAACCTGCCGGACGGCAGCAGTGCCGAGGCGCCCAACGAGCAGGCGGCGCAGGCCGTTCGCAACGCGCTGTCCGCGCTCGGCACGCCGTACGTGTGGGGCGGTGCGAACCCGCCGCAGGGCACGGACTGCAGCGGTCTGACGCAGTGGGCCTACGCGGGCGCCGGGTTCGACCTGCCGCGCCCGGCGTCGTCGCAGGCGATGGGCGCCTCCGTCCCGCCGGACCAACTGCTGCCCGGCGACCTCGTGGTGTGGAGCGGGCACGTGGCGATGGTGATCGGCAACGGCCAGATCGTCGAGGCGGGCGACCCGGTGCAGGTCGGCAACCTGCGCACCACCAACAGCGGCATGGCGTTCATGGGCTTCTACCGGCCGACCGGCTGA
- a CDS encoding YnfA family protein, with protein sequence MVVLRSVLLFVLAAVAEIGGAWLVWQGVREHRGWLWIGAGVIALGLYGFVATLQPDADFGRILAAYGGVFVAGSLAWGALVDGYRPDRWDVAGALVCLVGVALIMYAPR encoded by the coding sequence GTGGTGGTGCTGCGTTCGGTCCTGCTGTTCGTGCTCGCCGCCGTCGCCGAGATCGGCGGCGCCTGGCTGGTCTGGCAGGGCGTCCGCGAGCACCGCGGCTGGCTGTGGATCGGCGCCGGGGTGATCGCGCTCGGGCTGTACGGGTTCGTCGCCACGCTCCAGCCGGACGCCGACTTCGGCCGGATCCTGGCCGCGTACGGCGGGGTGTTCGTCGCCGGGTCGCTGGCCTGGGGCGCGCTGGTCGACGGGTACCGGCCGGACCGGTGGGACGTGGCCGGCGCCCTGGTCTGCCTCGTCGGCGTCGCGCTGATCATGTACGCGCCGCGCTGA
- a CDS encoding YbaB/EbfC family nucleoid-associated protein: MDQAEQRRQASERLAEVLARSTGTAEHPSGLAVVTATATGDLVGLRLHPAALSHGPDAVGRLVVDTARLATDAAVQRGYNELAKSLGDSMAIAIEGFAGPPPFRAAADAAARPPQPQAPMPQHPQQSVLQPVDRPPHGATIQAPPEPEPARPPAARPFAPTPPPAAQPARRLRPPVDDDEDAYFADPFGTGGSRR, from the coding sequence ATGGACCAGGCCGAGCAGCGCAGGCAGGCGAGCGAGCGGCTGGCCGAGGTGCTGGCGCGCTCCACCGGCACGGCCGAGCACCCCAGCGGCCTGGCGGTCGTGACGGCCACCGCCACCGGGGACCTGGTCGGGCTGCGCCTGCACCCCGCCGCCCTCTCGCACGGCCCGGACGCGGTGGGCCGCCTCGTGGTCGACACGGCGCGGCTGGCCACCGACGCGGCCGTGCAGCGCGGGTACAACGAGCTGGCGAAGTCGTTGGGGGACAGCATGGCCATCGCCATCGAGGGCTTCGCCGGGCCGCCGCCGTTCCGCGCCGCGGCCGACGCCGCCGCCCGCCCCCCGCAGCCTCAGGCGCCCATGCCGCAGCACCCGCAGCAGTCCGTCCTCCAGCCCGTGGACCGACCGCCGCACGGCGCCACGATCCAGGCGCCGCCCGAACCGGAGCCCGCGCGGCCGCCCGCCGCTCGGCCATTCGCACCAACGCCGCCACCGGCCGCGCAGCCCGCCCGCAGGCTCCGCCCACCGGTGGACGACGATGAGGACGCCTACTTCGCGGATCCGTTCGGCACCGGCGGTTCCCGACGTTGA
- a CDS encoding primosomal protein has translation MAQDIVPIELGLTQGDLVTLWAPRWREEGEEWEAFLGHEEDLYAFPDAAHLAAFVRKVEEHDLADHPAWASVPALSVGDLSPDENHQFDLVGVPELVADDPDTWVIGELADVVAIVRSLADVCDLEKVHEVLDSAAGFALLPQGTLPFSGREGTALWTELSEVIAEKWDDVLDAIDSVVKTPDVDENVLAGAQKELAILQEAQAAAEAEDDDADEDDDAEPTGFWAEVGIDPIKVITGQGEYYTLRCYLDDQPVFLGRKGRIDAFTSPRALSRFLVEAEDNDLAEVSTFAEIVVKATGGDLEVDVDPDNVYVLTGLDEDIADGPDSVDPTQLDLAVELFEDAAEWAHDDSVKLALNKSESLGWLVSYVLKPDPTRLAPSAPFEAEVTSWRALSAAFEDRLNIH, from the coding sequence ATGGCGCAGGACATCGTCCCTATCGAACTGGGGCTGACCCAGGGGGACCTGGTCACGCTGTGGGCGCCGCGGTGGCGTGAAGAGGGTGAGGAGTGGGAGGCCTTCCTCGGGCACGAGGAGGACCTGTACGCGTTCCCCGACGCCGCTCACCTCGCCGCCTTCGTCCGCAAGGTCGAGGAGCACGACCTCGCCGACCACCCCGCGTGGGCTTCCGTGCCCGCGCTGTCGGTCGGCGACCTCTCCCCCGACGAGAACCACCAGTTCGACCTGGTCGGCGTGCCCGAGCTGGTCGCCGACGACCCCGACACCTGGGTGATCGGCGAGCTCGCCGACGTCGTCGCGATCGTGCGCTCGCTCGCCGACGTGTGCGATCTGGAGAAGGTGCACGAGGTGCTGGACTCGGCGGCGGGCTTCGCGCTGCTGCCGCAGGGCACGCTGCCGTTCAGCGGCCGCGAGGGCACCGCGCTGTGGACCGAGCTGTCCGAGGTCATCGCCGAGAAGTGGGATGACGTGCTGGACGCCATCGACTCCGTCGTGAAGACGCCGGACGTCGACGAGAACGTGCTCGCGGGCGCCCAGAAGGAGCTCGCCATCCTCCAGGAGGCGCAGGCCGCCGCGGAGGCCGAGGACGACGACGCGGACGAGGACGACGACGCCGAGCCCACCGGCTTCTGGGCCGAGGTCGGCATCGACCCGATCAAGGTCATCACCGGCCAGGGCGAGTACTACACGCTGCGCTGCTACCTCGACGACCAGCCGGTCTTCCTGGGGCGCAAGGGCCGGATCGACGCCTTCACCTCGCCGCGCGCGCTGTCCCGCTTCCTCGTCGAGGCCGAGGACAACGACCTCGCCGAGGTGTCGACGTTCGCCGAGATCGTGGTCAAGGCGACCGGCGGCGACCTGGAGGTCGACGTCGACCCGGACAACGTCTACGTCCTGACCGGTCTGGACGAGGACATCGCCGACGGCCCCGACTCCGTCGACCCGACCCAGCTCGACTTGGCGGTGGAGCTGTTCGAGGACGCCGCCGAGTGGGCCCACGACGACAGCGTGAAGCTCGCGCTGAACAAGTCGGAAAGCCTGGGCTGGCTGGTCTCCTACGTGCTCAAGCCCGACCCCACCCGCCTCGCCCCGAGCGCCCCGTTCGAGGCCGAGGTCACGTCGTGGCGCGCGCTGTCCGCCGCGTTCGAGGACCGGCTGAACATCCACTAG
- a CDS encoding adenosine deaminase — MSTSPSPEAIRSAPKVLLHDHLDGGLRPQTVIELAEASGHPGLPTTDAAQLGDWFRENADSGSLVRYLEGFAHTCGVMQDEAALVRVAAEAAEDLAADGVVYAEIRYAPELFTERGLGLEQIVEAIQEGFRQGERNAAAAGQQIRVGTLLCAMRQNDGWLPYAELAVKYRDAGVVGFDIAGPEAGFEPARGLDAFEYLRKENAHFTIHAGEAAGVESVWEAVQVCGAERLGHGVRIVEDIKFDGENAELGRVAAYVRDRRIALEVAPTSNLHTGIAKTIAEHPFDRLYKAGLRVTVNTDNRLMSQCTATGENAALVEAFGYGWDDLETFAVNAMKSAFIPFAERNAIIDDVIVPGYAALKA, encoded by the coding sequence ATGTCGACTTCCCCTTCCCCGGAGGCCATCCGCAGCGCGCCGAAGGTGCTGCTGCACGACCACCTCGACGGCGGCCTCCGCCCCCAGACGGTGATCGAACTCGCCGAGGCGTCCGGCCACCCCGGACTGCCCACCACCGACGCCGCGCAGCTCGGCGACTGGTTCCGCGAGAACGCCGACTCGGGATCCCTGGTCCGCTACCTCGAGGGCTTCGCGCACACCTGCGGCGTCATGCAGGACGAGGCCGCGCTGGTGCGCGTGGCCGCGGAGGCGGCCGAGGACCTGGCCGCCGACGGCGTGGTCTACGCCGAGATCCGCTACGCCCCCGAGCTGTTCACCGAGCGCGGGCTCGGCCTGGAGCAGATCGTCGAGGCGATCCAGGAGGGGTTCCGCCAGGGTGAGCGCAACGCCGCCGCGGCCGGGCAGCAGATCAGGGTCGGGACGCTGCTGTGCGCGATGCGGCAGAACGACGGCTGGCTGCCGTACGCGGAGCTGGCGGTGAAGTACCGCGACGCCGGTGTGGTCGGGTTCGACATCGCGGGGCCCGAGGCCGGGTTCGAGCCCGCCCGCGGGCTGGACGCGTTCGAGTACCTGCGCAAGGAGAACGCGCACTTCACGATCCACGCAGGCGAGGCCGCGGGCGTCGAGTCGGTGTGGGAGGCCGTGCAGGTCTGCGGCGCCGAGCGGCTCGGACACGGTGTGCGGATCGTCGAGGACATCAAGTTCGACGGCGAGAACGCCGAGCTGGGGCGGGTGGCGGCCTACGTGCGCGACCGGCGGATCGCGCTGGAGGTCGCGCCCACGTCGAACCTGCACACGGGCATCGCGAAGACGATCGCCGAGCACCCGTTCGACAGGCTGTACAAGGCCGGGCTGCGGGTCACGGTCAACACGGACAACCGGTTGATGAGCCAGTGCACGGCCACCGGGGAGAACGCCGCGCTGGTGGAGGCGTTCGGGTACGGGTGGGACGACCTGGAGACGTTCGCGGTGAACGCGATGAAGTCCGCCTTCATCCCGTTCGCTGAGCGGAACGCGATCATCGACGACGTCATCGTGCCGGGTTACGCGGCGCTGAAGGCCTAG
- a CDS encoding tetratricopeptide repeat protein, which yields MSTELRRGRTAFLSGCVVLVVGAALAVFATVDKAAPLPVGTVPIALLLVVIGVLAAVYGKRAEWAEKKAKAEREWRTAIGPLLRQWPPPLVRSAADVDFGATRTRHTDDVNAYVPRAADRPLRYALGARKFVLLRGESKAGKSRTLAEAVRHAHPEAELVLPRDAKAVAELSRLEPALPLGNSVVVVLDDLSSADLDQLTTSVLDFWAERAVLVGTITASRYEAVMRTGSDVGAAARVALARATVVDLPFELSEGELAAAHEDYPEESGLVERSSIGEVLVGGEELVRKLRSGRRDSPAGQAVVRAAVDVRRAGLRRAVSPVELTHLFPKYLERITVGVDPTAELFAAGLAWACAPIASQVALLRRVSGGLEVLDYVVEAEAGAEMPDFLGADLLAITSAADAYGIGDAAYAAGRSDLARQGFRRAMEDPGSLAAAAFSLGVVLAGQDDAAGAERVYRQAIETGHPVFAYLAMVNLGFLLLERDAVEEAREVFRTAADTRPVERGPRARVGLGEVLLREERFDEAEAAFRQVLDVDDPATVPLGLHGLGRALAAQGNDAAAREVYLRAATCDHPKISTWAKKALDP from the coding sequence ATGAGCACCGAACTGCGCCGTGGCCGCACGGCCTTCCTGAGCGGCTGCGTCGTCCTGGTGGTGGGGGCCGCGCTCGCGGTGTTCGCGACCGTGGACAAGGCCGCCCCGCTGCCCGTCGGCACCGTCCCGATCGCCCTGCTGCTCGTCGTGATCGGCGTGCTGGCCGCCGTGTACGGCAAGCGGGCGGAGTGGGCGGAGAAGAAGGCCAAGGCGGAGCGGGAGTGGCGCACCGCCATCGGCCCCCTGCTGCGGCAGTGGCCGCCGCCGCTCGTGCGGTCGGCCGCCGACGTGGACTTCGGCGCCACCCGCACCCGGCACACCGACGACGTGAACGCCTACGTGCCGCGTGCCGCCGACCGGCCGCTGCGGTACGCGTTGGGTGCGCGCAAGTTCGTGCTGCTGCGGGGTGAGTCGAAGGCCGGGAAGTCGCGGACGCTGGCCGAGGCGGTCCGGCACGCGCACCCGGAGGCCGAGCTGGTGCTGCCGCGGGACGCCAAGGCGGTGGCGGAGCTGTCCCGACTGGAGCCCGCGCTGCCGTTGGGGAACAGCGTCGTGGTGGTCCTGGACGACCTCTCGTCGGCCGACCTCGACCAGTTGACGACGTCGGTCCTGGACTTCTGGGCCGAGCGGGCGGTGCTGGTCGGGACGATCACCGCCTCCCGGTACGAGGCGGTCATGCGCACGGGGTCGGACGTCGGGGCCGCCGCTCGGGTGGCGTTGGCGCGGGCGACCGTGGTGGACCTGCCGTTCGAGCTGTCGGAGGGGGAACTCGCCGCCGCGCACGAGGACTACCCCGAGGAGAGCGGGCTCGTCGAGCGGTCCAGCATCGGCGAGGTGCTGGTGGGTGGCGAGGAGCTGGTCCGCAAGCTGCGGTCCGGGCGGCGGGACAGCCCTGCCGGGCAGGCCGTCGTGCGCGCGGCGGTGGACGTGCGGCGGGCGGGACTGCGGCGGGCCGTCAGCCCCGTGGAGCTGACGCACCTGTTCCCGAAGTACCTGGAGAGGATCACCGTCGGGGTCGACCCGACGGCCGAGCTGTTCGCGGCCGGGTTGGCGTGGGCCTGCGCGCCGATCGCCTCGCAGGTGGCGCTGCTGCGCAGGGTGAGCGGTGGGCTGGAGGTGCTCGACTACGTCGTCGAGGCCGAGGCTGGGGCGGAGATGCCGGACTTCCTCGGCGCCGACCTGCTGGCGATCACCAGCGCGGCCGACGCGTACGGGATCGGCGACGCGGCCTACGCGGCCGGGCGGTCCGACCTCGCGCGGCAGGGGTTCCGGCGGGCGATGGAGGATCCGGGGTCGTTGGCCGCCGCGGCGTTCTCGCTGGGTGTGGTGCTGGCGGGGCAGGACGACGCGGCGGGTGCCGAGCGGGTCTACCGGCAGGCGATCGAGACCGGGCACCCGGTGTTCGCGTACCTGGCGATGGTGAACCTCGGCTTCCTGCTCCTGGAGCGGGACGCCGTGGAGGAGGCTCGGGAGGTGTTCCGGACCGCCGCCGACACCCGGCCCGTGGAACGGGGCCCGCGCGCTCGCGTCGGACTCGGCGAGGTGCTGCTGCGGGAGGAGCGGTTCGACGAGGCCGAGGCGGCGTTCCGGCAGGTGCTCGACGTGGACGACCCGGCGACCGTCCCCCTCGGACTCCACGGCCTTGGCCGGGCACTCGCCGCCCAGGGCAACGACGCCGCCGCCCGCGAGGTCTACCTCCGCGCCGCCACCTGCGACCACCCGAAAATCTCCACCTGGGCCAAAAAAGCCCTAGACCCCTAA
- a CDS encoding thymidine phosphorylase: MTISAVDVIRAKRDGHRLTDEQIDWVVDAYTRGAVADEQMSALAMAIFLNGMESAETARWTRAMVLSGDRLALDVDRPTVDKHSTGGVGDKITLPLAPLVAACGAAVPQLSGRGLGHTGGTLDKLESIPGWRARLSLDEITAQLSSVGAVVCAATEGLAPADRKLYALRDVTATVEAVPLIASSIMSKKIAEGAEALVLDVKVGSGAFMKTLPQARELAAALVSIGVDHGLRISAMLTDMSVPLGVAVGNAVEVAESVDVLRGGGPADVVELTVALAREMLSLAGIDTDPAEVLASGRAYETWERMIRAQGGDPDAPLPVGAHKHVVTATEDGVLATLDAYAVGLAAWRLGAGRARKEDPVQAGAGILCLAKPGDRVEAGQPLLELRTDTPDAVPYALEALDGGYSVADSAVTPGPLVIDTIRG, from the coding sequence GTGACCATCAGCGCAGTCGACGTGATCCGCGCCAAGCGCGACGGCCACCGGCTCACCGACGAGCAGATCGACTGGGTGGTCGACGCCTACACCCGCGGCGCGGTGGCGGACGAGCAGATGTCCGCGCTGGCCATGGCCATCTTCCTCAACGGCATGGAGTCCGCCGAGACCGCCCGCTGGACCCGCGCGATGGTGCTGTCCGGCGACCGGCTCGCGCTCGACGTGGACCGGCCGACCGTGGACAAGCACTCGACCGGCGGCGTGGGCGACAAGATCACCCTGCCGCTGGCCCCGCTGGTCGCGGCCTGCGGTGCCGCCGTGCCGCAGCTCTCCGGCCGCGGCCTCGGCCACACCGGCGGCACGCTCGACAAGCTGGAGTCCATCCCCGGCTGGCGCGCGCGGCTGTCGCTGGACGAGATCACGGCCCAGCTCTCGTCGGTCGGGGCCGTGGTCTGCGCCGCGACCGAGGGGCTGGCCCCCGCCGACCGCAAGCTGTACGCGCTGCGCGACGTCACGGCCACGGTCGAGGCCGTGCCGCTGATCGCCAGCTCGATCATGAGCAAGAAGATCGCCGAGGGCGCCGAGGCGCTGGTGCTGGACGTGAAGGTCGGCTCCGGCGCGTTCATGAAGACCCTGCCGCAAGCCAGGGAACTGGCCGCCGCGCTGGTTTCCATCGGTGTGGACCACGGACTGCGGATCAGTGCCATGCTGACCGACATGTCCGTTCCGCTGGGTGTGGCCGTCGGCAACGCCGTCGAGGTCGCCGAGTCCGTCGACGTGCTCCGCGGCGGCGGCCCGGCCGACGTGGTCGAGCTGACCGTGGCACTGGCCCGCGAGATGCTGTCCCTGGCCGGGATCGACACCGACCCGGCCGAGGTCCTGGCCTCCGGCAGGGCCTACGAGACCTGGGAGCGGATGATCCGCGCCCAGGGCGGCGATCCCGACGCGCCGCTGCCGGTCGGCGCGCACAAGCACGTCGTGACCGCGACCGAGGACGGGGTGCTGGCGACGCTGGACGCCTACGCCGTCGGCCTCGCGGCCTGGCGGCTGGGCGCGGGCCGGGCGCGCAAGGAGGACCCGGTGCAGGCGGGCGCGGGCATCCTCTGCCTGGCCAAGCCGGGCGACCGCGTGGAGGCCGGGCAGCCGCTGCTGGAGCTGCGGACCGACACGCCGGACGCCGTCCCGTACGCCCTGGAGGCGCTGGACGGCGGCTACTCCGTCGCCGACTCCGCCGTGACCCCTGGACCCCTGGTGATCGACACCATCCGAGGCTGA
- a CDS encoding cytidine deaminase → MAEVDWAVLRDRAVEAARNAYCPYSGLQVGSAALCDDGRIVVGCNVENAAYGVALCAECTMAGQLRLTGGGRFVAVACRSGTGDLLMPCGRCRQVLHELGGPDCLVDTPRGVLPMSDVLPDAFGPEDLP, encoded by the coding sequence GTGGCTGAGGTGGACTGGGCCGTCCTGCGCGACCGGGCCGTCGAGGCCGCGCGGAACGCCTACTGCCCCTACTCGGGTCTCCAGGTCGGATCGGCCGCGCTCTGCGACGACGGCCGGATCGTGGTGGGCTGCAACGTGGAGAACGCCGCCTACGGCGTCGCGCTCTGCGCGGAGTGCACGATGGCCGGCCAGCTCAGGCTGACCGGTGGCGGCCGGTTCGTGGCCGTCGCGTGCCGCAGCGGGACGGGTGACCTGCTGATGCCGTGCGGTCGTTGCCGCCAGGTGCTGCACGAGCTCGGCGGCCCCGACTGCCTCGTGGACACCCCGCGGGGCGTGCTGCCGATGAGCGACGTGCTGCCCGACGCGTTCGGACCGGAGGACCTGCCGTGA